Proteins from one Halovivax limisalsi genomic window:
- a CDS encoding Mrp/NBP35 family ATP-binding protein, giving the protein MSHTADDVYDALESVTDPALGDDIVSLGLVNDVSIEEDTATISLALNTPYATEELELGTAVRDAVSELGLEPDIRAKVSEELGFDTEVLPRVKNVIAVSSGKGGVGKTTVAANLAAGLERKGAMVGLLDADIHGPNVPRILPVESEPGVTPDDNLVPPRSDGVRIISTGFLLEDEDDPAMLRGPMVNKFMMKFFEGVEWGRLDYLVVDLPPGTGDATLNLLQAMPVTGTVIVTTPQDMALDDTRKGIQMYNEHDTPVFGIVENMSTFICPSCGDEHRLLGDREGVERTLSDYDVPLLGSLPMHPDFGADGSRGALAKDEDSPVGDQVRDLVDTIADRISAVNRQKVASHRGEAGDDEDAETPSIKSEYDVFE; this is encoded by the coding sequence ATGAGTCACACCGCAGACGACGTCTACGACGCGCTCGAATCCGTCACGGATCCCGCTCTCGGTGACGACATCGTCTCGCTTGGCCTCGTCAACGACGTCTCGATCGAGGAGGACACGGCGACCATCTCCCTCGCGCTGAACACCCCCTACGCCACGGAGGAACTCGAGCTCGGCACGGCGGTCCGTGACGCCGTCTCCGAGCTGGGGCTCGAACCGGACATCCGGGCGAAGGTCAGCGAGGAGCTGGGCTTCGACACCGAGGTCCTGCCCCGCGTGAAGAACGTCATCGCCGTCTCCTCGGGGAAAGGGGGCGTCGGCAAGACCACCGTCGCGGCCAACCTCGCCGCCGGCCTCGAACGGAAGGGCGCGATGGTTGGCCTGCTCGACGCGGACATTCACGGCCCGAACGTGCCGCGGATCCTCCCCGTCGAGAGCGAACCCGGCGTCACGCCGGACGACAACCTCGTGCCGCCGCGATCCGACGGGGTTCGGATCATCTCCACCGGCTTCCTGCTCGAGGACGAGGACGATCCGGCCATGCTCCGCGGTCCGATGGTCAACAAGTTCATGATGAAGTTCTTCGAGGGCGTCGAGTGGGGCCGGCTGGACTACCTCGTCGTCGACCTCCCGCCGGGGACCGGCGACGCGACGCTGAACCTCCTGCAGGCGATGCCCGTCACGGGAACCGTCATCGTCACGACGCCCCAGGACATGGCGCTCGACGACACGCGCAAGGGCATCCAGATGTACAACGAACACGACACGCCCGTCTTCGGTATCGTCGAGAACATGAGCACGTTCATCTGTCCGAGCTGCGGCGACGAACACCGGCTGCTCGGGGATCGCGAAGGCGTCGAACGGACGCTGTCGGACTACGATGTCCCGTTGCTCGGCTCCTTACCCATGCATCCCGATTTCGGCGCCGACGGCTCCCGCGGCGCGCTCGCGAAGGACGAGGACAGCCCCGTCGGCGACCAGGTTCGCGATCTCGTCGACACGATCGCCGATCGCATCAGTGCAGTCAATCGGCAGAAGGTCGCGTCCCACCGGGGCGAGGCCGGCGACGACGAAGACGCGGAGACGCCGTCGATCAAGAGCGAGTACGACGTGTTCGAGTAA
- a CDS encoding asparagine synthase C-terminal domain-containing protein — translation MPDATALRFGSGRGTPERIHEAIETNDPLPGTGGFAGAYDGRLVRDVLGRVPLFVEAGVLDSVDEAEADPTSFSEPPGPGSPVWKGIGAVEPQRWGHRPTVLEEPVAVPAGTIAGRNGAVARKGPGDWRLPQPEPIAESLDRVESALERVSRAELESTARADGSGEGTEVAASTAVAFSGGVDSALLAAFGETPLYVVGLPDGHDVEAARSAAAAMGRADDLRVRELSIEDVERAVPTVARAIDRTNAMDVAIATAIYLVASAAATDGIDRLVLGQGADELFGGYEKVATLDHRVDATTVRGAVREQLATLPTQLERDVLAVEAAGVEPVTPYLHDAVVEPALALPDSLLVAGSTRKVGLRRIAREHLPADVADRSKKALQYGTLVSRELDRLARRAGYKRRMDDHVRRYVESRLEG, via the coding sequence ATGCCCGACGCGACCGCTCTTCGCTTCGGATCCGGCCGGGGGACCCCTGAACGGATACACGAGGCGATCGAGACGAACGACCCGCTCCCCGGCACCGGCGGCTTCGCCGGCGCGTACGACGGCCGGCTCGTCCGCGACGTCCTCGGGCGCGTCCCGCTGTTCGTCGAGGCCGGGGTCCTCGACAGTGTCGACGAAGCCGAGGCGGACCCCACATCGTTCTCGGAGCCACCCGGCCCAGGGTCGCCCGTCTGGAAGGGAATCGGCGCCGTCGAGCCCCAGAGGTGGGGTCATCGACCGACAGTGCTCGAGGAACCGGTCGCGGTGCCGGCCGGGACGATCGCCGGGCGAAACGGAGCCGTCGCTCGAAAGGGACCCGGGGATTGGCGCCTCCCGCAACCGGAACCGATAGCCGAGTCGCTCGATCGGGTCGAATCCGCACTCGAACGAGTGAGCCGCGCGGAACTCGAATCGACCGCTCGCGCGGACGGAAGTGGCGAGGGAACCGAGGTTGCAGCATCGACCGCGGTCGCCTTCTCCGGCGGCGTCGACTCGGCGCTGCTGGCGGCGTTCGGCGAGACGCCGCTGTACGTCGTGGGGCTTCCGGACGGCCACGACGTCGAGGCCGCTCGCTCCGCGGCCGCGGCGATGGGACGCGCGGACGATCTGCGCGTGCGCGAGCTCTCGATCGAGGACGTCGAGCGGGCCGTCCCGACCGTCGCGCGGGCGATCGATCGGACGAACGCGATGGACGTCGCCATCGCCACCGCGATCTACCTGGTCGCGTCGGCCGCCGCAACGGACGGGATCGATCGCCTCGTCCTGGGCCAGGGTGCCGACGAGCTCTTCGGGGGCTACGAGAAGGTCGCGACGCTCGATCACCGGGTCGACGCGACGACGGTCCGGGGCGCCGTTCGCGAACAGCTCGCGACCCTTCCGACGCAACTCGAACGCGACGTCCTGGCCGTCGAGGCGGCCGGCGTCGAGCCGGTAACGCCGTACCTCCACGACGCGGTCGTCGAACCCGCGCTGGCCCTGCCCGACTCCCTCCTCGTCGCCGGGTCGACGCGAAAGGTCGGCCTCCGCCGCATCGCCCGGGAACACCTGCCGGCCGACGTCGCCGATCGCTCGAAGAAGGCCCTCCAGTACGGGACGTTAGTCTCGCGAGAACTCGACCGACTCGCGCGGCGGGCCGGCTACAAACGGCGCATGGACGACCACGTCCGCCGGTACGTCGAGTCGCGCCTCGAGGGGTGA
- a CDS encoding PHP domain-containing protein, with protein sequence MQTVELHTHTSLSHDGRDPVELVLEQAAAVGLDAIAITDHDEIAASLDAVELAPSYGLVGIPGMEISSKAGHVLGIGIEEAVAPGLSFGETLDRIHDRGGIAVIPHPFQESRHGVMARITRTELAAADAIEVYNSRLLTGRSNRQARRFARTHDLPMTAGSDAHISEMVGQAVTHVHTDEPTAEAIVDAIEAGETTVDGKRTPWHISFRQAAGGVKRRVVSGLTGLF encoded by the coding sequence GTGCAGACGGTGGAACTTCACACCCACACGTCGCTGTCCCACGACGGGCGTGATCCGGTCGAGCTGGTCCTCGAGCAGGCCGCGGCGGTCGGGCTCGACGCCATCGCGATCACCGATCACGACGAGATCGCCGCCAGCCTCGACGCCGTCGAACTGGCCCCGTCGTACGGGCTCGTCGGCATCCCCGGCATGGAAATTTCGAGCAAGGCCGGCCACGTGCTCGGGATCGGCATCGAGGAGGCGGTCGCGCCCGGACTCTCCTTCGGCGAGACGCTCGACCGGATCCACGATCGCGGCGGCATCGCCGTTATTCCGCATCCCTTTCAGGAGTCGCGCCACGGCGTGATGGCCCGCATCACGCGAACGGAACTCGCCGCGGCCGACGCCATCGAGGTCTACAACTCGCGACTGTTGACGGGTCGGTCGAACCGGCAGGCCAGGCGGTTCGCGCGCACGCACGATCTGCCGATGACCGCCGGCAGCGACGCCCACATCAGCGAGATGGTCGGCCAGGCGGTCACGCACGTCCACACGGACGAGCCGACGGCCGAGGCCATCGTCGACGCCATCGAGGCCGGCGAGACGACCGTCGACGGCAAGCGCACCCCCTGGCACATCAGCTTCCGGCAGGCGGCCGGCGGCGTCAAACGCCGCGTCGTCAGCGGACTCACCGGACTCTTTTGA